One window of Watersipora subatra chromosome 3, tzWatSuba1.1, whole genome shotgun sequence genomic DNA carries:
- the LOC137391866 gene encoding uncharacterized protein translates to MSSQLLDALGLVPASQNGTTDKKHRPLTLEINLKPQPCKEVASWTPKTPRSMLSPLTPKLKKPDFFRDGQELSPTYPSSAYNVIDYDSDPTLALMMLDLTSKLGQRLSLTLEGLVSTHVWTITRDYDKYCNQPKYIPDPDVRRLRSFEGKTLPIYRKRVCHRYVNRKYLFKALDKKERRKTLLAGGLNKTSRHLLRKMKPCIVIMEKLTSSKIFSYQEKCIDPILRLLLNPMRPVVTLNRIKVQENREDTRRASETQTNQFTWSPKNSRTSSKSKELFVVVTPRKKQKSMEKLTIHRKSVRRRVIPRRLLHII, encoded by the exons ATGTCTAGCCAGCTTCTTGATGCTCTCGGCTTAGTTCCTGCTAGCCAGAATGGAACTACTGACAAGAAGCATCGGCCTCTCACTTTGGAAATTAATCTCAAGCCGCAGCCATGTAAGGAAGTGGCTTCTTGGACTCCAAAGACACCTCGTTCAATGCTCTCACCCCTTACTCCAAAGCTAAAAAAGCCCGATTTCTTTCGTGATGGACAAGAGCTATCCCCTACATATCCATCATCAGCCTATAATGTCATAGACTATGATAGTGACCCTACATTGGCTTTGATGATGTTGGACTTGACAAGTAAACTTGGTCAGAGACTCTCTCTTACTCTTGAAGGTTTAGTCAGTACACATGTCTGGACCATCACCAGAGATTATGACAAGTATTGTAACCAGCCCAAGTATATCCCAGATCCTGATGTAAGGAGATTAAGATCATTTGAAG GTAAAACATTGCCAATATACCGGAAAAGAGTATGTCATCGTTATGTTAACCGTAAATACTTATTCAAAGCACTTGACAAAAAGGAACGTAGAAAGACACTGCTGGCCGGTGGTCTcaataaaacttccagacatcTGTTACGGAAGATGAAGCCTTGTATTGTGATCATGGAAAAGCTGACATCTAGTAAGATTTTCTCTTATCAAGAAAAGTGCATTG ATCCAATTTTGAGGCTACTTTTGAATCCAATGAGACCAGTTGTCACTCTGAACCGAATTAAGGTTCAAGAAAATAGAGAG GATACCAGAAGAGCATCAGAAACCCAAACCAATCAATTTACTTGGTCTCCAAAGAATTCCAGGACGTCCAGTAAAAGTAAAGAGCTATTTGTTGTGGTGACTCCAAGGAAGAAGCAGAAATCTATGGAAAAATTGACTATCCATCGAAAGTCTGTGAGACGAAGAGTTATTCCTCGACGCCTGCTGcatattatttag
- the LOC137391865 gene encoding sodium/glucose cotransporter 4-like has translation MSSSGVQFEQKLMWGDAVVIAVYFIIVIGVGLWSSCRNRGSTQGYFLAGRSMHWLPVGASLFASNIGSGHFVGLAGSGSSTGIGVAIYELSATYVLLLLGWVFVPVYIASGVFTMPEYMRQRFGGRRIRAYLAVLSLLIYIFTKITADLYSGVLLLQQAIGLTIYPSAAVLLALAMLFTIAGGLTAVIWTDFAQTGIMLIGATVLTAISLVEVAKKEPNLGSTYEALTQQFFTAYAKGSLTSNGSCGSIPDYALKFMRPATLLDDDLPWTGVLFGITISGIWYWCSDQVIVQRSLAAKNLSHAKAGTVFAGLLKFAPLWLLVIPGMASRILYPDGVKGLMIAVMLSALMSSLTSIFNSSSTLFTMDIWRVIRKQSGEGELLVVGRIFVVILVGVSLAWLPIVGGFPELFHYIQQITSFLTPPITAVYILAVSWKRINEEGAFWGLMTGFVVGLIRFLLQYAVYPQPPPCGSDEENKVPDIVHKVHYLHFGCILFVITFIVTIVVSLLTKPINPRKLIRLTFMSRDEPGERLDQAAEDDVPEHLEYFQSTNSMAASTDKLTNGDVKEEATGADDALPWYRVAVNWICGIEKQSAAPTISDEEKNELMKKNLSIDESKTWRLINNFAAGFVLVGTTFLWGYFA, from the exons ATGTCATCAAGCGGAGTTCAGTTTGAGCAGAAGTTGATGTGGGGAGATGCTGTAGTCATCGCTGTCTACTTTATCATAGTTATTGGTGTTGGGCTCTGG TCTTCATGCCGAAACAGAGGGAGCACACAAGGGTATTTTCTGGCTGGCAGAAGTATGCACTGGTTACCG GTGGGGGCCTCTCTGTTTGCTAGTAATATCGGCTCTGGCCATTTTGTGGGACTGGCTGGTTCAGGCTCTTCAACCGGTATTGGAGTGGCCATATACGAGCTGAGT gCAACATATGTGCTGCTTCTACTGGGATGGGTGTTTGTGCCAGTTTATATAGCATCAGGAGTGTTCACCATGCCTGAGTATATGAGACAGAGATTCGGAGGAAGGAGGATTAGAGCATACTTGGCTGTGCTTTCTCTCCTCATTTATATCTTCACTAAAATTACAGCAGATTTGTATTCTGGTGTCCTTCTTCTTCAACAGGCCATTGGTTTGACCATTTATCCATCCGCTGCAGTACTGCTGGCACTCGCTATGTTGTTCACCATAGCAG GAGGACTAACTGCAGTCATTTGGACAGATTTTGCACAGACTGGTATCATGCTAATCGGAGCGACTGTTTTGACAGCTATAA GTTTGGTTGAAGTCGCAAAGAAAGAACCAAACTTGGGCTCTACTTATGAGGCTCTAACCCAGCAGTTTTTCACTGCCTATGCTAAAGGCTCATTGACTAGCAACGGCTCATGTGGTTCCATCCCTGACTATGCATTAAAGTTTATGAGGCCTGCAACCTTGCTAGATGACGACCTCCCTTGGACAGGGGTATTATTTGGCATTACCATCTCTGGAATTTGGTATTGGTGTTCAGACCAG GTTATTGTACAGAGATCGCTTGCGGCCAAAAACCTTTCCCATGCCAAAGCCGGCACAGTCTTTGCTGGTCTTTTGAAATTTGCTCCTCTTTGGTTATTAGTCATTCCTGGAATGGCTTCTCGCATCCTCTATCCAG ATGGCGTAAAAGGCCTGATGATCGCTGTTATGCTGTCAGCTCTCATGTCTTCTTTAACTTCCATATTCAACAGTAGCTCAACTCTTTTCACAATGGACATCTGGAGGGTAATCAGAAAACAATCTGGCGAAGGAGAGCTTCTGGTGGTTGGCAG GATATTTGTGGTCATACTAGTAGGAGTGAGCCTGGCCTGGCTACCAATAGTGGGCGGCTTTCCTGAGCTGTTCCACTATATACAGCAAATTACCTCTTTTCTCACACCACCTATAACTGCTGTCTACATCCTTGCTGTTTCCTGGAAACGTATCAATGAAGAG GGTGCTTTCTGGGGCCTCATGACTGGTTTTGTCGTCGGTTTAATTAGATTTCTTCTCCAGTATGCAGTCTATCCTCAACCTCCACCGTGCGGATCTGATGAAGAGAACAAAGTGCCGGATATTGTCCACAAAGTTCACTATCTTCACTTTGGCTGCATTCTCTTTGTCATAACATTCATTGTCACCATTGTTGTTAGTCTTCTCACTAAACCAATCAACCCTAGAAAG CTCATCAGACTAACGTTCATGTCAAGAGATGAACCAGGAGAGAGACTAGACCAAGCGGCTGAAGACGATGTACCAGAACACCTTGAATACTTTCAGAGTACTAACTCGATGGCAGCATCGACTGATAAATTAACTAATGGTGACGTGAAAGAGGAAGCTACTGGAGCAGATGATG CCCTACCCTGGTACAGAGTAGCTGTCAACTGGATCTGTGGGATTGAGAAACAGTCGGCGGCCCCAACCATTTCCGATGAAGAGAAAAATGAGCTGATGAAGAAAAACCTTTCCATAGATGAGTCAAAAACGTGGAGATTAATCAACAATTTTGCAGCGGGCTTTGTTCTAGTTGGGACCACTTTTCTCTGGGGCTATTTCGCATAG